In Pirellulales bacterium, one DNA window encodes the following:
- the tilS gene encoding tRNA lysidine(34) synthetase TilS: MGSQRFEHLTLTQGFGRLCRRPWDEGPQAWGEWPILTGYDSCMEYAKPLTFEQHFAISWPPHEWRDVTVMIAVSGGPDSVALLRAMQVVKTEVGGPGRLIVAHFNHRLRPEADDDARFVAALAGQLNLPFEQGAAEVANLAAQRGDGVEAAARQARYHFFEHAAQRLGARYVATAHTADDQIETVLFNILRGTGLAGLAGMPRARPLGPAVSAIRPLLNLLRDEVLKYLDELGQRYRVDSSNACHDFTRNRLRHELLPLLREKYNPDIDGALQRLSQLAGDAQRVIERLAGELLDRCWMSTAEHEIRLSVGPLAGVEQHLRREVFVVMWQRMDWPLQNMGFADWNTLARMAQGPEADHYDSARRNYDSERSNTVAQKRCFPGNIVAERRGDELILSR; encoded by the coding sequence ATGGGTTCACAACGGTTTGAGCATCTAACCCTGACGCAAGGCTTTGGGCGGTTGTGCCGCCGGCCGTGGGATGAAGGTCCACAGGCATGGGGTGAGTGGCCGATTCTAACCGGTTATGATTCGTGCATGGAATACGCCAAACCATTGACTTTTGAGCAGCATTTCGCCATCAGTTGGCCGCCACACGAATGGCGCGATGTCACGGTGATGATTGCAGTTTCCGGCGGCCCCGACAGTGTGGCGCTACTTCGGGCTATGCAAGTGGTGAAGACTGAAGTTGGCGGGCCGGGCCGGCTGATCGTGGCGCACTTCAATCATCGGCTTCGTCCCGAAGCCGACGACGATGCCAGGTTTGTCGCCGCGCTGGCCGGACAATTGAATTTGCCTTTTGAACAGGGAGCCGCTGAGGTTGCGAATTTGGCTGCCCAGCGCGGCGATGGCGTAGAAGCTGCCGCGCGCCAGGCCCGCTACCATTTTTTCGAGCACGCAGCCCAACGATTGGGCGCCAGATATGTGGCCACCGCCCACACGGCGGACGACCAGATTGAAACAGTGTTGTTCAACATTCTCCGCGGAACCGGTCTGGCTGGGTTGGCAGGCATGCCGCGGGCACGGCCGCTGGGGCCGGCGGTGTCGGCCATTCGCCCGCTTTTAAACTTGCTTCGTGATGAAGTGCTGAAATACTTGGACGAGCTTGGCCAGCGATATCGTGTCGATTCCAGCAATGCCTGCCACGATTTCACCCGCAATCGACTTCGCCACGAACTGCTTCCGCTACTACGCGAAAAGTATAATCCGGACATCGACGGCGCTTTGCAGCGATTGTCGCAACTGGCCGGCGATGCGCAGCGTGTCATCGAGCGGCTGGCCGGCGAACTGCTCGACCGCTGCTGGATGTCGACCGCAGAGCATGAGATTCGGCTCAGCGTGGGGCCCTTGGCCGGCGTCGAACAGCACTTGCGTCGAGAGGTATTCGTCGTGATGTGGCAACGCATGGATTGGCCGTTGCAGAACATGGGTTTTGCCGATTGGAATACCTTAGCGCGGATGGCGCAGGGTCCGGAGGCTGATCATTACGATTCAGCCCGCAGAAATTACGATTCAGAACGCAGCAATACAGTTGCGCAGAAGCGGTGTTTTCCTGGGAATATTGTAGCAGAGCGGCGGGGTGATGAATTAATTCTGTCGAGGTAA